The sequence GGGATCATCAAATCTTACTATCGAGAGGCGGCATAAAGCCCGTTACTACCGCTCACCAAAAAGTGTATCATATGCTTGTATTGTAAGCTAAAAGCAGTTTGTACACATTTTGGTACCCCTCACGTTATCAAGACCATCCTCAGTTAGCTGCTTGGATTGCTTCTGCAACTAGGTGTTGCAGTTGCGGCAAACCAAAACTTGGCATGGGCTTGCCGTTTACAAAAAATTCCGGTGTTGCTTTAACGCCCAATGCCTGAAGTGCAGCCACATCTTCTGCGATCGCCGCATTGACCCGGGCGCCGTTCATATCATTGCCCAGTTTTTCAAGGTCCAACCCAGGCACATCACCCAAAAGGGCTAAAGCGCGCATGGGCTGGGATTGATGATGCACGACCCATCGGTTTTGGGTGCTGAAGAGTTGTTCCAGAGCCGGCCAGAATTTTCCTTGAAGATGAGCGGCTTCCAACATTTTCACAACTTGATCAGAACCGGCATGCAGTGGAGCATAACGCACCATGACGCGGACTTGGCCCCGATAGTGCCCCATGATCTCTTTGACCAGAGGATAGAATTGAGCACAGGTTTCACATGCCGGATCCAGAAACTCGACAATGGTTACCTCGGCGTCACCCGGCCCTTTGACGGGGGCGCTGGCACGCTCCATTACAGAGAAATTATTGGTCGCAGTATCCCGTTTCTTTGCGGTAGTTTTCTGACCGACAACCATTGCAGCAATGGCAAAACCAACTGCCACGAGGATTATGGAGCTGATAAACAGCGTTTTCTTTTGCATCGTGTTCACTTCTTTCCATGAGCCATCCCCAAAAGCACGAGCAGGACGGTAAAGGTAAAAAGGGAAAGCATTGGGATGTTGATAAACCCTAATATTTTCATGTGTGTTTCAGAGCAGGGGATACCAGCCTTGCAAGGTTGGATACTCTCTGGAATCCCCCCCATGACAAGAAGAAATTGATAGAAGGCGATCCCCCAACCGATGAAGACCAACGGGCTGGCATACCGTACAACCCCACGATCATGAGGAAAGAGTCCCAAAGCCAGTATGGGCACCAATGGGTAGAGGAGAATCCGTTGATACCAGCATAGCTCACAGACGGGCACATCAAGAATTTCACTGAAAAAAAGGCTGCCCATCATAGCCAGTGTCGCAACCAGCCATGCGGCAAAAAGCCATAACCAGCCGGTAGTTATTGTTTTGTCCACTTGGTTTTTTTTATCCATTTCCATACAAGATCCACTCAAATCCTTACCCCCAAATAGATGCCGGGAAACGTGGGAAGATCTGTAACCCTGTGGCAATTCTGCCGAATTAGCCATTATTGATCCATGGTTTGGTGGGCATAAGGGATTGTATTTCTCACAGTCGGTTTCATATGGTTTGGTCGACCGAGCTTACGATTGTGGTTGTCCGCCATGATGGGCGTGTCCCATAGACCGATGCGCTCAACGAGCCGCTCAGATTTTGCTTTCTATTTCGGTAGTGGATGCAAAATGACTGTCCCTCGTCAAAACCTCGACCACTTTGAAGAAGTTAACATTTCGTGCCGACACATGGTAGTCTCGTCATCATGCTCAGAACAACAAAAAGGTGGGTACGAATTCTCCGAAAGGCACTCAGAGAGCGCATCGATCTCGTTCTCACTAACATCCTGCTGCGCCATCAGATTATTGTTCTCAAACGGTCTGGAAAACGTCCAGAATTCAGACCATTTGATAGACTCATTTGGATCTTCAGTGCTTCAGTTTGGAGCCAATGGCTTGGAGCACTTGAAATCATCCAACCCGACACGGTCAAACAGTGGAAGCGCCAGGGCTGGCAGACCGTCATGGCAGACGTTGAAAAAAATCCAGGTGGTCGACCACCAATCTCTAAAGAGATTCAGCAGCTCATCAGGCGCATGGCAATGGAAAATCCACTTTGGGAAGCACCAAGAATCCACGGCGAACTTCTCATTTTGAGCTTCCAGATCTCTGAATCATCTGTTTCCCGATACTTGCAACGGATACCTCCTGGTTTGCGGGCTATGAAGTGGCGCACCACCTTTGCCAATCAACTGGTGTGGTTGCTCAATTCTACTGCTGACAGTAATGCCTGTCGCCTTCTCTACCCAGCAGTCACACTACCTTAGCGCCCTTTAAGGAAGTGAGCAATCCTCATTACCTCGATGATCTTACACGCCAACCTGCTTCCATCGTCTCCGAAGAGATCACTTGGCCCGACTGTATCCATGTCCGTGGATCACCACCTCTTCGGACGCTTCCTTCAAAACCCGTCAGTCCACTACAACCCCATCAACATCTGAGAAAGAATAGGCCATTGCCTCTTGCCACCCATTTTTCCTATTCTTGCTGCCTTCCTCCCCTTACCCCATCATGTCGAACATCCATCTCACCGTACTCACTCGCCCAGCAACCTATTTGACACAACCTTTTATGCTGGAGAAGAAGAAAAGATGGCATTCAGTGAATTAACCTTCATTTCATTACACCTATTTCATTTCTTGGATCTTACCCTTTGAAAACCATGCAAAGAGTGCGGGTAGAACAAATAGTGTTAAGAGCGTGGATGTGATTAACCCACCTACAATAACACTCGCCAAGGGCTTTTGAATTTCTGCACCAACTCCAGTAGATAGCAGCATAGGGATTAACCCCAAAGCAGAAGTTATTGCAGTCATCAAGACAGGCCTTAATCGTGAAACTGCTCCATCAAACACAGCATCAGCTACTGCCAACCCATCTGTGATTCTCTGGTTGATGCTTTCCACCATGACGACACCATTGAGTACGGCAACTCCAAATAAGGTGATAAAACCGACAGAGCTTGGAACAGATAAATACTGTTCTGAGATCCAAAGTGAAAATACGCCACCAATGACAGCTAGGGGCACATTTACTAGAATCAGTAGAGCCTGACCAACCGAAGAAAAGGCAAAATAGAGCAGTAATGCAATAAGCCCTAGAGAAACTGGAACAACCAAGGACAGACGCTTTTGCGCCCGTTGTTGATTTTCAAATTGGCCACCGATATCTACAGAATAACCTGTTGGAAGGTCAATATTCTGAGATATGGTCTGACGAATATCTTCAACAACACTGCCCATGTCGCGTCCATACACATTGGCTTGCACAACGACACGACGCTGTACATCATCACGTCTGACTTGTGGTGGTCCTGATGCAATGCTCACATTGGCTACATCACCAAGGCGCACCCATGCACCGGACGGTGCCTGCAAACGTAAATCTGCGATTGTTTCCCGATCTTGTCGAAAGCGCTGGTCCAGTCGAACATAGATGTCATAGCGTTCATTACCATTGATGATTTGTCCAGCGCTGACGCCACCAAGCCCCTCACGCACAAGTTCCATAACATCACCTACAGGAAGCCCGTAGCGGGATAAAGCCTGACGGTTTGGCTTAATAATGAGCTGAGACTCACCAGTGATTTGTTCCATAGCCACATCACGCGCCCCTTTAACCTCCTTTACAACAGCCTCAATCTTTTGACCCATTGTTGCCAAGACATCTAGATCAGGACCAAAAAGTTTAATGGCCAATTGAGCTTTAACACCGGAGAGCAACTCATCAACTCGAGTAGCAATTGGCTGCGAAAAGTTGAACAGTAAACCTGGATGTTGATCTAATTTATGCTCCATGAGCTCCTGGAGTTCATATCGATTCCCAGCACTCGTCCATTCCAAGACAGGTTTGAGGCCAATGTAGATCTCAATGTTATTAACGGGTTCAGGATCCCCGCCAATTTCAGCACGACCAATGCGTGATAATGCATAGGTCACTTCTGGAAATTCCATCAATATTTTTTCCAATTTTGGGGCGACAGTGAGAGCTGTCTGCAAACTGGATGATGGCGCTAATGTCACGCGGAGGTTAATTGTCCCCTCTTCCAACTCTGGTACAAATTCGGTCCCTAAACGTGGAAGAACGACAGCTGTTGCCACCACTAGTGCCAGGGCAATCCCAACAACAATGATGCGATACCTCATCGCCCACGCCAGCAGCTTTCGATAGAGAAAGTCCAGAGGCATCAGTATGATACTCCTACGCTCGCGTACACCTTTACGGAATAGATATGTTGCCAAAGCGGGGACCATGATCAATGCGACAAACACAGCAGAAACCATGGCCAGCATGATGCTGATGGCCATGGGTTGGAACAGTTTAGCTTCGACCCCTTCAAAGCTAAAGAGGGGCATAAAAACAACGAGGATGATGGCTGTTGCAAAGAAGGTAGGACGCGCTACCTCTTTACCTGCCTCTTGTAAACGTAGGGCAATACCGTGATCATCATGGGAAATATCCAGTGGATCCAAATCTTTATCACTTGTCTGCCGCTGCCTCTGTAGATCATGTATGGCATCTGGATGGGTTAGATGCTTAAACATATTTTCAACCATAACCACGGAGCCATCCACCAACATTCCAATTGCGACCGCAATACCTCCCAGTGACATAAGATTAGCTGATAAGCCAAACCATGCCATGATCATCAAAGCGATACCTATTGAGATGGGGATAGATATTAGTACAAGAAAGGTGGCGCGCAGATTCATCAAAAATAGAGCCAGAATGAGCACGATAAAGATAAATGCTAGAAGCAAAGCATCCACAACAGTTTGTACTGCTTGTGTAATTAGATCAGCTTGATCGTAGAAGGCTTCGAAACGAACTCCGTCGGGTAATGCCTGATTAATTCGATCGGTGCGATTATTGATCCCATCAATCGTGGCTTTAGTATTCGCACCCAGTCGCTTAAGTACAATGCCCGATACAACTTCCCCCAGGTTCTCCACGGTACCATCGGTGCGCTTTCTTGTCATGGTCACAGCGCCTTGGCGAATTTCACTCCCCAAG comes from Magnetococcus sp. PR-3 and encodes:
- a CDS encoding DsbA family protein gives rise to the protein MQKKTLFISSIILVAVGFAIAAMVVGQKTTAKKRDTATNNFSVMERASAPVKGPGDAEVTIVEFLDPACETCAQFYPLVKEIMGHYRGQVRVMVRYAPLHAGSDQVVKMLEAAHLQGKFWPALEQLFSTQNRWVVHHQSQPMRALALLGDVPGLDLEKLGNDMNGARVNAAIAEDVAALQALGVKATPEFFVNGKPMPSFGLPQLQHLVAEAIQAAN
- a CDS encoding disulfide bond formation protein B codes for the protein MEMDKKNQVDKTITTGWLWLFAAWLVATLAMMGSLFFSEILDVPVCELCWYQRILLYPLVPILALGLFPHDRGVVRYASPLVFIGWGIAFYQFLLVMGGIPESIQPCKAGIPCSETHMKILGFINIPMLSLFTFTVLLVLLGMAHGKK
- a CDS encoding helix-turn-helix domain-containing protein, coding for MPTHGSLVIMLRTTKRWVRILRKALRERIDLVLTNILLRHQIIVLKRSGKRPEFRPFDRLIWIFSASVWSQWLGALEIIQPDTVKQWKRQGWQTVMADVEKNPGGRPPISKEIQQLIRRMAMENPLWEAPRIHGELLILSFQISESSVSRYLQRIPPGLRAMKWRTTFANQLVWLLNSTADSNACRLLYPAVTLP
- a CDS encoding efflux RND transporter permease subunit — translated: MLNRMIDWAVINRLLVVIALITLIVSAYFVIPKLNLDAFPDVTNVQVSVNTEAPGLAAEEVEQLITYPIEAVMYALPDVEEVRSISKTGLSGVTVVFKERTDIYFARQLVFERLQAAKELIPEGVGTPEMGPNTSGLGQVFQYLLVAEPGSGYDAMALRSLNDWVVKLLLIPAEGVTDVLSFGGDVRQYQVNLNPSQMLAHGLVQDDVITALDRNNTNVGGWYMNRGQEQLVIRGTGWLDHGQEGLEQIRQVPLKTVNGTTITVGDVARVALGSEIRQGAVTMTRKRTDGTVENLGEVVSGIVLKRLGANTKATIDGINNRTDRINQALPDGVRFEAFYDQADLITQAVQTVVDALLLAFIFIVLILALFLMNLRATFLVLISIPISIGIALMIMAWFGLSANLMSLGGIAVAIGMLVDGSVVMVENMFKHLTHPDAIHDLQRQRQTSDKDLDPLDISHDDHGIALRLQEAGKEVARPTFFATAIILVVFMPLFSFEGVEAKLFQPMAISIMLAMVSAVFVALIMVPALATYLFRKGVRERRSIILMPLDFLYRKLLAWAMRYRIIVVGIALALVVATAVVLPRLGTEFVPELEEGTINLRVTLAPSSSLQTALTVAPKLEKILMEFPEVTYALSRIGRAEIGGDPEPVNNIEIYIGLKPVLEWTSAGNRYELQELMEHKLDQHPGLLFNFSQPIATRVDELLSGVKAQLAIKLFGPDLDVLATMGQKIEAVVKEVKGARDVAMEQITGESQLIIKPNRQALSRYGLPVGDVMELVREGLGGVSAGQIINGNERYDIYVRLDQRFRQDRETIADLRLQAPSGAWVRLGDVANVSIASGPPQVRRDDVQRRVVVQANVYGRDMGSVVEDIRQTISQNIDLPTGYSVDIGGQFENQQRAQKRLSLVVPVSLGLIALLLYFAFSSVGQALLILVNVPLAVIGGVFSLWISEQYLSVPSSVGFITLFGVAVLNGVVMVESINQRITDGLAVADAVFDGAVSRLRPVLMTAITSALGLIPMLLSTGVGAEIQKPLASVIVGGLITSTLLTLFVLPALFAWFSKGKIQEMK